From a region of the Citricoccus muralis genome:
- a CDS encoding Lrp/AsnC family transcriptional regulator: MQPDDLDARLVQLLTDEPQLPVLECARRLGVARGTVTSRLARLHAHGVVSAIVPQVDPAGFGYDLVAFCFVDIIQNVGHGPVTEAILSAIPEVTDLYTVTGDHDLHLRVVARNGQDLQDVLDRISQLAGVARTSSSLALRTHIQGRTLPLLHAVADSTP; encoded by the coding sequence ATGCAACCCGACGACCTCGACGCCCGCCTCGTCCAGCTGCTGACGGACGAACCGCAACTTCCGGTCCTGGAATGCGCCCGGCGACTGGGCGTGGCCCGAGGCACCGTGACCAGCCGGTTGGCCCGGCTTCATGCGCACGGTGTGGTCTCGGCGATCGTCCCGCAGGTCGACCCCGCCGGTTTCGGGTACGACTTGGTGGCCTTCTGCTTCGTGGACATCATTCAGAACGTGGGGCATGGTCCGGTGACGGAGGCGATCCTCTCTGCCATCCCGGAGGTCACCGACCTCTATACCGTCACCGGGGACCACGATCTGCACCTGCGAGTGGTCGCCCGCAACGGCCAGGACCTGCAGGACGTGCTGGACCGGATCTCCCAGCTGGCTGGCGTGGCCCGCACCTCGTCCTCCCTGGCCCTGCGCACCCACATCCAGGGGCGTACGCTGCCCCTGCTCCATGCGGTGGCCGACTCGACTCCCTGA
- a CDS encoding SulP family inorganic anion transporter has translation MPDDVPVPPLLPHHPEVAQNLALGHGGATPEQRQSVWLTLRRPGWLKTEVLSGLVVGLALIPEAIAFSLIAGVDPAVGLFAAAIMAISISFLGGRPAMISAATAATALVIAPVVASHGVEYLFATVILAGILQVAMGLLGIAKLMRFIPRSVMTGFVNALAILMFMSQLPDLMDVPWLVYVLVALGLALIFLFPLLTKAVPASLVSIVVVTGLVIVTQMAVPTVGDKGELPQALPVLVLPEVPFTLETLQVIAPYAFAMAVVGLMESLMTAKLVDDVTDTGSSKTRESLGQGGANIISGFFGTMGGCAMIGQTMINTKANGARTRLSTLTAGVMLLVLSVLLGELVGMVPMAALVAVMIYVSWATFDWHSIRPSTLRAMPLSETLVMLVTVAGTVATGNLAVGVGLGVLAAMVLFARRVAHFVTVRRTVGPEGNAPDDGRTVTYTVDGELFWASSNDLYTQFDYLADPDRVVIDLTRSHLWDASTVASLDAITEKYERYGKTVDVVGLNEASTAMRARLRGKLAPGE, from the coding sequence ATGCCCGACGACGTCCCCGTGCCCCCGCTATTGCCGCACCATCCCGAGGTGGCCCAGAACCTCGCCCTGGGTCACGGTGGAGCGACCCCCGAGCAGCGCCAATCGGTGTGGCTGACCCTGCGCCGGCCCGGGTGGCTCAAGACCGAGGTGCTCTCCGGGCTCGTGGTGGGACTGGCGCTCATCCCCGAGGCCATCGCGTTCTCGCTGATTGCCGGGGTGGACCCGGCGGTCGGGCTGTTCGCCGCCGCCATCATGGCCATCTCCATCTCCTTCCTCGGGGGCCGGCCGGCCATGATCTCCGCCGCCACCGCTGCCACGGCCCTGGTCATCGCCCCGGTGGTGGCCAGCCATGGTGTGGAGTACCTCTTCGCCACGGTCATCCTCGCCGGCATTCTGCAGGTGGCGATGGGCCTGCTCGGCATCGCCAAGCTGATGCGGTTCATCCCCCGCAGCGTGATGACCGGGTTCGTCAACGCGCTCGCAATCCTCATGTTCATGTCCCAGCTGCCGGACCTGATGGACGTGCCCTGGCTGGTCTACGTCCTGGTGGCCCTCGGCCTGGCCCTCATCTTCCTGTTCCCGCTGCTGACCAAGGCGGTGCCGGCGTCCCTGGTCTCGATCGTGGTGGTGACGGGCCTGGTGATCGTCACCCAGATGGCCGTGCCGACCGTGGGGGACAAGGGTGAGCTGCCGCAGGCCCTGCCGGTGCTGGTGCTGCCGGAGGTGCCGTTCACCCTGGAGACGCTCCAGGTGATCGCGCCCTACGCGTTCGCCATGGCCGTCGTCGGGCTGATGGAGTCCCTCATGACCGCCAAGCTGGTGGACGATGTCACGGACACCGGCTCCTCCAAGACCCGGGAGTCCCTGGGCCAGGGCGGGGCGAACATCATCTCTGGGTTCTTCGGCACCATGGGGGGTTGCGCCATGATCGGCCAGACCATGATCAACACCAAGGCCAACGGGGCCCGCACCCGGCTGTCCACCCTGACAGCCGGCGTCATGCTGCTGGTGCTCTCCGTGCTGCTGGGCGAGCTGGTCGGGATGGTCCCGATGGCCGCCCTGGTGGCCGTGATGATCTACGTCTCCTGGGCCACCTTCGACTGGCACTCGATCCGTCCCTCCACGCTGCGGGCCATGCCGCTGTCCGAGACACTCGTCATGCTGGTCACCGTGGCCGGCACCGTGGCCACCGGGAACCTCGCGGTGGGCGTGGGTCTCGGCGTGCTGGCCGCCATGGTGCTCTTCGCCCGGAGGGTGGCGCACTTCGTGACCGTCCGGCGGACCGTCGGCCCAGAGGGCAACGCGCCCGACGACGGCCGGACCGTCACGTACACCGTGGACGGTGAGCTGTTCTGGGCCTCCTCGAACGATCTCTACACGCAGTTCGACTACCTCGCGGACCCCGATCGCGTGGTCATCGACCTGACCCGGTCCCACCTGTGGGATGCCTCCACCGTGGCCAGTCTGGATGCCATCACGGAGAAGTATGAGCGCTACGGCAAGACGGTCGACGTGGTGGGGCTGAACGAGGCCAGCACGGCCATGCGCGCCCGCCTGCGGGGCAAGCTCGCGCCGGGGGAATGA